ATGCTTTCAAGGAAGCTTACCGTGTACTACCTATTCAGAAAAGCCTTAAATTAGGATCTACTGCTGAAATAATGGAGTATGCTAAAGACCTTGGACGTTCAAGAGGAAATATGTACGAAATACCTGTATGGGAAGAATCAGTAAATGTTGAAGATGGAGAATTATTCTATATGCAAGCTGTTCACCAAGAATCTGATGTTGTACCAGAAAATGTTGATGCAATCAGAGCAATGCTTGAATTAGAAGATGATGGAGAAAAATCTATAATAAAAACCAATAAAGCTATGGGTATACTATAGAGTATAATTTTAATTCTTCTCCCTCTCTATTTTTAACTTATTTTTATCACTATATTTCCAGAACATTTAACAAATATCGAACAAAACTATGATAAAATAGTTTATACTATAATCAAGAAAAATATATAACATTCAATTAATACCTAAATCATTGAATAGTATATGTTAATATTAAAATTTTTAAAGGACTGTAGAAATAATGTATTCAGAACAAATATTATTACGTGGACATATTATAGACTCATTAATATTGCCTAAAGCAATGGACACTATCCTAGAACAGGGTGGTGACTACGAAATTGAAGATTTAGAAGTAGGAAAACTAAAAACTGATAAAAGTACTGCAAAACTTCTAGTAAAATCCGAGGATTATGAAACATTCAACAGAATACTAGACATGTTAACTGATTACGGAGCAGAAGTTATTAAAGATGTAGAAGAAGTTGAATTAATAGAATCAGAAAAAGATAAAACAGTACCAAGCAATTTTTATTCCACTAGTAACTATAATACTAAAATAAGATACAACAATCAATGGATTAATATTGATAATATAGAAATGGACTGTGTTATCACAGTAGATACTGAAAATGAAACAGCTACTTGTAAACCATTAAATTCAATAAAAAAAGGAGAAAAAATAGTAGTTGGTAGAAGAGGAGTTAAAGTAACTCCACCTGAAAAGGCTAGAGGTAAAAACCAGTTTGAATTCATGAACAGTGATGCATCTGCTGAAAAACCTACCCGAAGTATTATTCACAAAGTAGCAGTTGAAATGAAAGAAATCAAGGATAATGGTGGAAAAATACTTGTTGTAGGTGGACCTGCAATTATACACACAGGATGTGCACCTATACTAGCTGATTTAATACGTGAAGGATATGTAGATAAAATATTTGCAGGTAATGCTCTTGCTACACACGATATTGAAAATGCATTATATGGAACATCACTTGGTGTAAAGATGGAGACCGGAGAACTAGTTGAACATGGACATAAACAT
This genomic interval from Candidatus Methanosphaera massiliense contains the following:
- a CDS encoding ornithine cyclodeaminase, nickel-pincer nucleotide-dependent, with the protein product MYSEQILLRGHIIDSLILPKAMDTILEQGGDYEIEDLEVGKLKTDKSTAKLLVKSEDYETFNRILDMLTDYGAEVIKDVEEVELIESEKDKTVPSNFYSTSNYNTKIRYNNQWINIDNIEMDCVITVDTENETATCKPLNSIKKGEKIVVGRRGVKVTPPEKARGKNQFEFMNSDASAEKPTRSIIHKVAVEMKEIKDNGGKILVVGGPAIIHTGCAPILADLIREGYVDKIFAGNALATHDIENALYGTSLGVKMETGELVEHGHKHHLSAINTINKAGSIRDAVEQGVLTSGIMYECVKKNAPYVLAGSIRDDGPLPDVITDSQEAQQRMREEVQDVDMVIMIATLLHSVATGNLIPARIKSVCVDISNASVTKLADRGSAQVISIVTDIGSFLPMLEDELHRLE